One window of Myxocyprinus asiaticus isolate MX2 ecotype Aquarium Trade chromosome 4, UBuf_Myxa_2, whole genome shotgun sequence genomic DNA carries:
- the LOC127435645 gene encoding zinc finger and BTB domain-containing protein 20-like — MTERIHHINLHNFSNSVLETLNEQRNRGHFCDVTVRIHGSMLRAHRCVLAAGSPFFQDKLLLGYSDIEIPSVVSVQSVQKLIDFMYSGVLRVSQSEALQILTAASILQIKTVIDECTRIVSQNVGISGSGSFPVIQGDSGQETPRGTPESGTSGPSSDAESGYMQTSHQSLDRGYSSLYYSCSGLGLQNGTRGNRSHYASAVVAASYESPLPLQQKEGGQDPAWITRIHERSQQMERFLATSETTHCRKQPRPVRLQTGDVHIKQEQGDEYNCYGLEDCREDNEQPECTDSEPKGESFDSGVSSSIGTETDSVEQPLSGFSRENCPNKGQQGEGGTPVQIEVNDSSPEQTHEAVEDGGGNGPVLEGGELGIHQPLQANLAASQSVPGGQLYLRPGEPLTSNLRMPLTMTSNMQVMGTAGNTYLPTLFATQSSSDNKPFLFSLPQSMGSQQPQFVAVPSPSMPPFPTGLSVPPGGGQQQGGVAVGQHGEKKPYACTLCSKTFTAKQNYVKHMFVHTGEKPHQCSICWRSFSLKDYLIKHMVTHTGVRAYQCSICNKRFTQKSSLNVHMRLHRGEKSYECYICKKKFSHKTLLERHMTLHSTGTGVSGVNATGNTSGPASIPVPIAVPEPGAGVVALAMPAGAGRAGGGVGSTGVGIAAEAGCQEGTTYMCSVCPVKFDQIEHFNDHMRKHVSDG; from the exons ATGACCGAACGCATTCACCACATTAATCTCCACAACTTTAGCAATTCTGTACTTGAGACCCTCAATGAGCAGCGAAACCGCGGGCACTTCTGTGACGTGACCGTTCGGATCCATGGTAGCATGCTGCGAGCTCACCGTTGTGTGCTGGCTGCAGGGAGCCCCTTCTTTCAGGACAAGCTGCTCCTGGGCTACAGCGACATCGAGATCCCCTCTGTGGTATCCGTACAGTCTGTCCAGAAGCTGATCGACTTCATGTACAGTGGCGTGCTGCGGGTCTCCCAGTCCGAGGCCCTGCAGATCCTCACAGCTGCCAGCATTCTTCAAATCAAGACCGTTATCGATGAGTGCACCCGCATTGTTTCGCAGAATGTTGGCATCTCTGGATCTGGCAGCTTCCCTGTCATCCAGGGTGACTCGGGCCAAGAGACGCCACGGGGAACTCCAGAGTCTGGCACATCCGGTCCCAGTAGTGACGCCGAATCAGGCTACATGCAAACATCACACCAGAGCCTTGACCGTGGTTATTCCTCGCTTTATTACAGCTGTTCTGGGTTGGGCCTGCAAAATGGTACCCGGGGAAACCGCTCCCACTATGCCAGTGCTGTGGTTGCAGCTAGCTATGAATCACCCCTTCCACTACAGCAGAAGGAGGGAGGGCAGGACCCTGCCTGGATCACACGCATCCACGAGCGTTCCCAACAGATGGAACGCTTCCTGGCCACGTCAGAGACTACACACTGTCGCAAACAGCCTCGACCCGTGAGGCTCCAGACAGGTGATGTTCATATCAAGCAGGAACAGGGGGATGAGTACAACTGCTATGGGCTTGAGGACTGTCGTGAGGACAACGAACAGCCGGAGTGTACCGATAGCGAACCCAAAGGTGAGAGCTTTGACTCAGGGGTCAGCTCCTCCATTGGCACTGAGACTGATTCTGTTGAGCAGCCCTTGTCTGGGTTCAGTCGAGAAAATTGTCCAAATAAAGGCCAACAAGGGGAGGGTGGAACTCCGGTGCAGATCGAGGTCAACGACTCGTCTCCCGAGCAGACCCATGAGGCGGTTGAAGATGGTGGTGGAAATGGCCCTGTGCTAGAAGGTGGTGAACTTGGAATCCATCAGCCACTTCAAGCCAACCTAGCTGCATCCCAGTCCGTGCCAGGTGGGCAACTGTACCTGCGTCCAGGTGAGCCACTTACCAGCAACCTGCGAATGCCCCTCACCATGACCAGCAACATGCAGGTAATGGGAACTGCAGGCAACACTTACTTGCCCACACTCTTTGCAACCCAATCATCCAGCGACAACAAGCCTTTCCTCTTCAGTCTGCCCCAGTCCATGGGGAGTCAGCAGCCCCAGTTTGTGGCAGTGCCCTCTCCCAGCATGCCCCCGTTCCCCACTGGGCTGTCAGTGCCACCAGGTGGAGGTCAACAACAAGGTGGTGTGGCAGTGGGACAGCATGGGGAGAAGAAGCCCTACGCGTGTACTCTCTGTTCTAAGACCTTTACTGCCAAACAAAACTACGTAAAACACATGTTTGTGCACACTG GTGAAAAACCGCACCAGTGCAGTATCTGCTGGCGTTCATTTTCACTGAAGGATTATCTTATCAAACACATGGTCACGCACACGGGCGTCCGAGCGTATCAGTGCAGCATCTGCAACAAACGCTTCACCCAGAAGAGCTCGCTCAACGTCCACATGCGCTTGCACCGCGGAGAAAAATCCTACGAGTGCTACATCTGCAAGAAGAAGTTCTCCCACAAGACCTTGCTGGAGCGCCACATGACCCTGCACAGCACTGGAACGGGGGTCTCGGGGGTCAATGCCACGGGAAACACCAGTGGTCCCGCATCCATCCCGGTTCCGATAGCCGTTCCAGAGCCAGGAGCAGGAGTGGTGGCTCTCGCCATGCCGGCGGGAGCGGGCAGAGCAGGGGGCGGAGTCGGAAGCACTGGAGTGGGCATTGCTGCAGAAGCAGGTTGCCAGGAGGGGACCACCTACATGTGCTCCGTGTGCCCAGTCAAGTTTGACCAAATCGAGCACTTCAATGACCACATGCGCAAGCATGTCTCCGACGGATaa